TTCCTATATTGGCCGTCTGGCTTCATATAGCTCCGTGGATAGGGGAACATGTGGTTTCTCTAGGGACATTGGAGACTATTAAATAGAGAGCCATTGAAGTCGTCTTGACATGAAAGACCATCTCGACTCACAGCCAGAAGATCTGGTCATCTTCTCAACTCGTTGTCGCTGTATATAAACTATCTTTTTCTTCGTAAATTTTTCACGATATAACAAGTTCAAGTTCTTGTCCAGTTGTTACGATGTTGTTTCAATccgctctcgtcgccgccagcctaCTGTGGTCTGTCACAGAGGCTCTTCCCAAGGACGatgctcgcgccgctggaACCGGTCGCTTAACCGTATACTGGGGCGCGGAAGACGACAGCACGACGCTTGACGATGTCTGCGGAGACACCTCCTACGGTATCGTGAACCTGGCCTTTTTGAACTACTTTttcagcgacggcggctacCCCTCGATTGCCATCGGGAATCTCGACGGCCCCTCGGACGCTCAGCGCAAagccggcgccaccggcctcAAGGACGGCTCCTCGCTGGTCCCAGCCATCAAGAAGTGCCAGGCCGCGGGCAAGCTCGTCATTCtgtccatgggcggcgccaacgactACGCCGACGTGacgctcaaggacgacgcgCAGGGCGTGCAGATTGCAGACACGGTTTGGAACCTCTTCCTGGGCGGCACAAAGAGCAGCGAGCTTCGTCCGTTTGGAGGCGTCAAGCTGGACGGCGTGGACCTTGGTCAGTGTTCTTCCTCTTTCGTTCTTTCGCTGCCGATGCAAGTAATAGGTAAACAATCAGAGAGTGGTATTCGATGCTAACGATCGGCGCGCGCAGACAACGAATCGGGCAATCCCACCGGCTACCTGGCCATGGTCAAGCGGCTCCGATCCAACATGGCCTCCGACAGCAGCAAGAAGTACTACCTGACGGCGGCCCCCCAATGCCCATATCCAGACGCGTCGCAGCCTCTCGACGTCTGCCGGCAGCTCGACTACGTTTGGGTGCAGTTTTACAACAACGGCGAATGCAACATCGCACAGTCGGGGTTCAACAAGGCTGTCAGGAACTGGAGCAAGGGCATCGGCAACGCGAAGCTCTTCATCGGCGCGTTGGCGAgcggtgccgacggcgacgagggctaCGTCGACGCGAGCACGTTGGTCAAGTCTATTCAAGACGTCAAGAACATGAACCTGCCCAACTACGGCGGTGCCATGCTCTGGGAGGCGCAGCTGGCGGTTAGAAACGGCAACTATCAGAAGAAgattgcggcggcggtgtgaCAAGTCGGGGGTTTCAACGGCTGTGGTCTGAAGGCAGTGATCTGATTGATGATGCTAGTAAAGCTAGGCTTTGAGTTGAGGCCATGTACGTGTCAGGCCACAAGTCGATCGGGTGTAACGAGCCCGCGTCGCTGTTCACATCGGGGCGTGGCCGCGCCGACTCTCAACTCAACAGTA
This region of Purpureocillium takamizusanense chromosome 9, complete sequence genomic DNA includes:
- the CHI3 gene encoding Chitinase (COG:G~SECRETED:SignalP(1-19~SECRETED:cutsite=TEA-LP~SECRETED:prob=0.9045)~CAZy:GH18~EggNog:ENOG503P4PT), giving the protein MLFQSALVAASLLWSVTEALPKDDARAAGTGRLTVYWGAEDDSTTLDDVCGDTSYGIVNLAFLNYFFSDGGYPSIAIGNLDGPSDAQRKAGATGLKDGSSLVPAIKKCQAAGKLVILSMGGANDYADVTLKDDAQGVQIADTVWNLFLGGTKSSELRPFGGVKLDGVDLDNESGNPTGYLAMVKRLRSNMASDSSKKYYLTAAPQCPYPDASQPLDVCRQLDYVWVQFYNNGECNIAQSGFNKAVRNWSKGIGNAKLFIGALASGADGDEGYVDASTLVKSIQDVKNMNLPNYGGAMLWEAQLAVRNGNYQKKIAAAV